The following proteins are encoded in a genomic region of Brachyspira pilosicoli:
- a CDS encoding M28 family peptidase — protein sequence MIKNIFAVFICMFLFSCNNVNALNNSLSYKNSKLYFDSKKAYDYVKAQTDLGPRSYGSEAHKKVREYFKKEISNMGYEVFSHKFEAPYIKGREGENIYAFLNGKTDNYILIASHYDSRSVAEKDPMPENRNKPIDGANDGASSSGVLLELMNALKNYELDYSICFVLFDLEDDGNLFDVAGTSPIETDWIQGSIAFVNDNVVDKNKIKFGILLDMVGSSEALFKYENFAYTYYSDIYKNVWSNAKYLGYEKFFVNDFYGGIIDDHTPFIFNNIPFIDVIDMSYKYHHTQNDTIDKIDINTLEAVGKTIEFTIANISETN from the coding sequence TGCCGTTTTTATTTGTATGTTTTTATTTTCTTGCAATAATGTTAATGCTTTAAATAACAGTTTGTCTTATAAAAATTCTAAATTATATTTTGATTCTAAAAAGGCCTATGATTATGTAAAGGCTCAAACAGATTTAGGTCCTCGCAGTTATGGAAGCGAAGCACATAAAAAGGTGAGAGAGTATTTTAAAAAAGAAATTTCTAATATGGGTTATGAAGTGTTTAGTCATAAATTTGAAGCTCCATATATTAAAGGAAGAGAAGGCGAGAACATATATGCATTTTTAAATGGTAAGACTGATAATTATATTTTAATAGCAAGCCATTATGACAGCAGAAGCGTTGCAGAAAAAGACCCTATGCCAGAAAACAGAAATAAACCAATAGACGGTGCTAATGATGGGGCAAGCAGTTCTGGGGTTTTGCTTGAGCTTATGAATGCTTTGAAAAATTATGAGCTTGATTATAGTATATGTTTTGTATTGTTTGACCTCGAAGATGACGGCAATTTATTTGATGTTGCAGGCACTTCACCTATTGAAACCGATTGGATACAGGGAAGCATTGCTTTTGTAAACGACAATGTAGTAGATAAAAATAAAATTAAGTTCGGTATACTTCTTGATATGGTTGGAAGCAGTGAGGCTTTGTTTAAATACGAAAACTTTGCTTATACTTATTATTCTGATATTTATAAAAATGTATGGTCTAATGCTAAATATTTAGGTTATGAAAAGTTTTTTGTGAATGACTTTTACGGCGGAATAATAGATGACCATACTCCTTTTATATTTAATAATATACCTTTTATAGATGTTATAGATATGAGCTATAAATATCATCATACTCAAAATGACACTATAGATAAAATAGATATTAATACTTTGGAAGCTGTTGGAAAAACTATAGAGTTTACTATAGCAAATATTAGTGAGACAAATTAG
- a CDS encoding zinc ribbon domain-containing protein: MFCQKCGTQINDGAKFCTNCGEKVLVSESTENEIVSNNTDLKIQNNEANYNKREEEESKNNKENDRSTYQAKSDVQYLEEYEQFIAAFFGITGSLDKKKNKFIEGYSHSFKFYDSKPNIFKFLLDLRFGDKSLPIHDIKAILSCIFLIPFAYLYSLGAKKSAIISGIIVALIISLVMIAPAGDIWIIWLPFMCIVFYLMPKFFHIEFSKRMKLVENEPNHNAKLEKFKSMCESVDKKKEKIIAAVSFAAVVVFFFISAALFSGSIDGKYVKFVKQSTFNKLPQITVEELINGSIDNPKWEQIVAEDGRDYVNVEGYIYGTHILIQFRINKNEDGWVVNAVEFEGTPMPIGNLSQELYSIYLENQ; this comes from the coding sequence ATGTTTTGTCAAAAATGCGGAACACAAATTAACGATGGTGCAAAATTTTGTACTAATTGCGGTGAAAAGGTATTAGTATCTGAAAGTACAGAGAATGAAATCGTTTCTAACAATACTGATCTAAAAATTCAAAATAATGAAGCTAATTATAATAAAAGGGAAGAAGAAGAATCAAAAAATAATAAAGAAAATGATAGAAGTACATATCAAGCAAAAAGCGATGTTCAATATTTGGAAGAATATGAGCAGTTTATTGCGGCATTTTTCGGCATCACAGGAAGTCTAGACAAGAAAAAAAATAAATTTATAGAGGGGTATTCACATTCTTTTAAATTTTATGATTCCAAACCTAATATTTTTAAATTCTTATTAGATTTAAGATTTGGAGATAAAAGTTTACCTATACATGATATAAAAGCCATATTGAGCTGTATATTTCTTATTCCTTTTGCATATTTATATTCGTTAGGGGCTAAAAAATCTGCTATTATATCAGGCATAATTGTAGCATTGATAATAAGTCTTGTTATGATAGCTCCTGCCGGTGATATTTGGATTATATGGCTTCCGTTTATGTGTATTGTATTTTATTTAATGCCTAAATTTTTTCATATTGAGTTCAGCAAGAGAATGAAGCTTGTAGAAAATGAACCTAATCATAATGCAAAATTAGAAAAGTTTAAATCTATGTGTGAGTCTGTTGATAAAAAGAAAGAAAAAATAATAGCTGCTGTTTCTTTTGCGGCAGTTGTAGTATTTTTCTTTATTTCTGCAGCTTTATTTTCAGGTTCTATTGATGGTAAATATGTTAAATTTGTTAAACAATCTACATTTAATAAATTACCTCAAATAACTGTTGAAGAATTGATAAATGGTTCTATTGATAATCCTAAATGGGAACAGATAGTTGCTGAAGATGGAAGAGATTATGTTAATGTAGAAGGATATATATATGGTACTCATATACTTATACAATTTAGAATTAATAAAAACGAAGACGGATGGGTAGTTAATGCTGTTGAATTTGAGGGTACACCTATGCCAATCGGTAATTTAAGCCAAGAATTATATTCTATATATTTAGAAAATCAGTAA
- a CDS encoding shikimate kinase yields the protein MNNLKNTIFVIGLPGSGKSDLSKLLAEYINYTFFDMDKVIESREKKTISKIFEDSGEEYFREVESDVLEELSNIKNVVISTGGGSVLKEKNRALMRERGIVIFIDRPAELIVKNINVSERPLLVQDKNKLIELSKKRDTLYRECASVIFNHNTWDNDIKETFRKFYECVSSHI from the coding sequence ATGAATAATTTAAAAAACACTATATTTGTTATTGGTCTTCCAGGAAGCGGAAAGAGTGATTTATCAAAACTTTTGGCAGAATATATTAATTACACTTTTTTTGATATGGATAAGGTTATAGAAAGTAGAGAGAAAAAAACTATAAGTAAAATATTTGAGGACAGCGGAGAGGAATATTTTAGAGAAGTAGAAAGCGATGTACTTGAGGAGTTGTCTAATATAAAAAATGTTGTTATATCTACCGGCGGCGGAAGCGTATTAAAAGAAAAAAACAGGGCTTTGATGAGAGAGCGAGGCATAGTTATTTTTATTGACAGGCCCGCCGAACTTATAGTAAAAAATATAAATGTATCCGAACGTCCATTACTCGTGCAAGACAAAAATAAATTAATTGAGCTGTCAAAAAAAAGAGATACTCTATATAGAGAATGCGCTTCAGTAATTTTTAATCATAACACTTGGGATAATGATATAAAAGAGACTTTTAGAAAATTTTATGAATGTGTAAGTTCACATATTTGA
- a CDS encoding zinc ribbon domain-containing protein, whose protein sequence is MFCQKCGTQINDGAKFCTNCGNSIIINNNTNTLNNERMQNNNAYNDSQFHHTNQNYLNLNVKNFYIKIKGFKSGLDSTYNWLQYGSFIVPIILAFIIEFIFGEANWGFFILLSIAALIIITVLNPKGIFIDLVNKQIISNKNMKFNFLKEKVNISEIKEVKIEKYSIPFILGYNIFDLLLSSRKFDNVSLINDKGERILSTQFVKKGNVNEYIDALKNMCNILNRNDIVFTIDNEVKKDFECLKKHEEK, encoded by the coding sequence ATGTTTTGTCAAAAATGCGGAACACAAATTAACGATGGGGCAAAATTTTGTACTAATTGCGGAAATAGTATCATTATTAACAATAATACTAATACACTGAATAACGAACGAATGCAAAATAATAATGCATATAATGATTCTCAATTTCATCATACTAATCAAAATTATTTAAATTTAAATGTAAAAAATTTTTATATTAAAATAAAAGGATTTAAATCTGGTTTAGATTCAACCTATAATTGGCTTCAATATGGTTCTTTTATAGTTCCTATTATTTTAGCTTTTATAATTGAATTTATTTTTGGGGAAGCAAATTGGGGATTTTTCATTCTATTGTCGATAGCAGCTTTAATTATAATTACTGTTTTAAATCCTAAGGGGATTTTTATAGATTTAGTAAATAAACAAATTATTTCTAATAAAAATATGAAATTTAATTTTTTAAAAGAAAAGGTTAATATTTCTGAAATTAAAGAAGTAAAAATAGAAAAATATAGTATACCATTTATATTAGGATATAATATTTTTGATTTATTACTTTCTAGCAGAAAATTTGATAATGTATCTTTAATTAATGATAAAGGAGAAAGAATATTATCAACACAGTTTGTGAAAAAAGGTAATGTAAATGAATATATTGATGCTTTAAAAAATATGTGTAATATTTTAAATAGAAATGACATTGTATTTACTATTGATAATGAAGTTAAAAAAGATTTTGAATGTTTAAAAAAACATGAAGAAAAATAA
- a CDS encoding chorismate mutase, translating into MEELKDLRKKIDEIDKDIVRLIDERMKVSVRVGEIKKKNNAPIFDPKREKEVIASKINLLENKELSNLITTIYNDIMYTSKQIQKHLIDNSNTKENNCNKKIKYDSVIAYQGREGGNGYEAAKKFFGDNAKLIKKNSFEDVLESIRSSESYYGVLPLENSSTGMVNEVLDILADYNCKIVGEVYLTIEYALMANKNTNINNIKKVISHHQALKQCSNFIKENNYEEIFSTNTAEAAFFVSNSNDDSLASISNKNAYKLYNLNILKENIENIKGNTTRFIIVSNYDNALSSGNKMTMRFLLPHENGSLANVLDKLKIFNLTSIVSRPHVERKWQYYFYIDMVGNFGSNEAKKVFEEFRNSVENFIVLGVYDE; encoded by the coding sequence ATGGAAGAGTTAAAAGATTTAAGAAAAAAAATTGATGAGATAGACAAAGATATTGTAAGATTAATAGATGAGAGAATGAAAGTTAGTGTAAGGGTTGGGGAGATCAAGAAAAAAAATAACGCTCCAATATTTGACCCAAAAAGAGAAAAGGAAGTTATAGCAAGTAAAATAAATCTTCTTGAAAACAAAGAATTATCAAACTTAATCACTACCATTTACAATGATATAATGTACACATCAAAACAGATTCAAAAGCATTTGATTGATAATAGTAACACTAAAGAAAATAACTGTAATAAAAAAATAAAATACGATTCTGTTATAGCATATCAAGGAAGAGAAGGCGGAAATGGATACGAAGCTGCTAAAAAGTTTTTTGGAGATAATGCTAAATTGATAAAGAAAAATAGTTTTGAAGATGTGCTTGAGAGTATAAGGAGCTCTGAGAGCTATTATGGGGTTTTACCGCTTGAAAACTCTTCCACAGGAATGGTTAATGAGGTGCTTGATATACTTGCCGATTATAATTGCAAAATAGTGGGTGAAGTTTATTTAACAATAGAATATGCACTTATGGCAAATAAGAATACCAATATAAATAATATAAAAAAAGTAATATCACATCATCAGGCATTGAAGCAATGTTCTAATTTTATAAAAGAGAATAATTATGAAGAGATTTTCTCTACAAATACTGCAGAGGCTGCTTTTTTTGTATCAAACAGCAATGATGATTCTTTAGCTTCTATATCCAATAAAAATGCTTATAAACTTTATAATTTAAACATCTTAAAAGAGAACATTGAAAACATTAAAGGAAATACTACAAGGTTTATAATAGTGAGCAACTATGATAATGCTTTAAGCTCTGGTAATAAAATGACTATGAGATTTTTACTTCCGCATGAGAATGGTTCGCTTGCTAATGTTTTAGATAAGTTAAAGATATTTAATTTAACATCCATAGTAAGCCGCCCGCATGTTGAGAGAAAGTGGCAGTATTATTTTTATATTGATATGGTTGGAAATTTTGGAAGTAATGAGGCTAAAAAAGTTTTTGAAGAGTTTAGAAACAGCGTAGAGAATTTTATAGTGCTTGGGGTTTATGATGAATAA
- a CDS encoding peptide ABC transporter substrate-binding protein, whose product MKKYILILFFIIISCSKNNTDNSLIVNIGPEPKTLDPTYTETYDGSAYIAHTFEGLTSRDKDDKLIPAVAESWDISEDYLTYTFHLRTNAKWSDGKEVTANDFVYAWQRAVDPKAASSVSYQLNPIKNASKIIKGELPVTELGVKAIDDYTLEVNLESPTTYFLDLLSITIYSPLRKDIIDKYGDAWTQKEYIGNGPFFVKEHINNDKIVMEKNTNYWNKETIIPQTITFSLLDNPNTIVASIQDGTLLFGSNPPLQDIPKLTEEGYIDYVPLLGIYFLSINTTNEVLKNKNVRKALSLSIDRNYIVEKVTKGNEIPAAALVPYSVFDIDGSFREKGGNYFSVDENDYQKNIEEAKRLLAEAGYSNGSNFPVLEYSVESQSSLNIFEAIQQMWKENLNIDARANQLEWGVFMQTTRGDKNFEIARSGWMGDYNDPMTFLDTFLSYSPQNTGSYYNKEYEQLIQSALTNGDKISRMQTLHEAEDVLMEDMPFIPLYFYNRVILVRPELKDVMISNVIPPRFFYAYVEK is encoded by the coding sequence ATGAAAAAATATATTTTAATATTATTTTTTATAATAATATCTTGCAGTAAAAATAATACAGACAATTCACTAATAGTAAATATAGGTCCGGAACCAAAAACTCTTGATCCAACATATACAGAAACATACGATGGTTCAGCATATATAGCACATACATTTGAAGGATTAACTTCAAGAGATAAAGATGATAAATTAATTCCAGCAGTTGCTGAAAGTTGGGATATTAGCGAAGACTATTTAACATATACATTTCATTTAAGAACAAATGCTAAATGGTCTGATGGAAAAGAAGTTACAGCGAATGACTTTGTATATGCTTGGCAAAGAGCAGTTGACCCAAAAGCAGCAAGCTCTGTAAGCTATCAATTAAACCCAATAAAAAATGCATCAAAAATTATAAAAGGAGAATTACCAGTAACAGAACTTGGAGTAAAAGCTATTGATGATTACACGTTAGAAGTAAACTTAGAAAGTCCTACAACATATTTTTTGGATTTACTTTCTATTACAATATATAGCCCTCTTAGAAAAGATATAATAGATAAATATGGCGATGCTTGGACTCAAAAAGAATATATAGGCAATGGACCTTTTTTTGTTAAAGAACATATAAATAACGATAAAATAGTAATGGAAAAAAATACTAATTATTGGAACAAAGAAACAATAATACCTCAAACAATAACTTTTTCATTATTAGATAATCCAAATACAATAGTTGCATCTATACAAGACGGAACATTATTATTTGGAAGCAATCCCCCATTACAAGATATACCAAAATTAACTGAAGAGGGCTATATTGATTATGTACCTTTGCTTGGAATATATTTTCTCTCTATAAACACAACAAATGAAGTGTTAAAAAATAAGAATGTAAGAAAAGCTCTTTCTCTATCAATAGACAGAAATTATATAGTAGAAAAAGTTACAAAAGGAAATGAAATACCAGCTGCTGCATTAGTACCATATTCTGTATTTGATATAGATGGTTCTTTCAGAGAAAAGGGCGGAAATTATTTTAGCGTAGATGAGAATGATTATCAAAAAAACATAGAAGAAGCTAAAAGACTATTAGCAGAAGCAGGCTACAGCAATGGAAGCAATTTTCCTGTGTTGGAATATAGTGTAGAATCTCAAAGTTCATTAAATATATTTGAAGCTATTCAGCAGATGTGGAAAGAAAACCTTAATATAGATGCAAGGGCTAATCAGCTCGAATGGGGTGTTTTTATGCAAACAACAAGGGGAGATAAAAACTTTGAAATAGCACGCTCTGGTTGGATGGGCGATTATAATGACCCTATGACATTTTTAGATACATTTTTAAGCTATAGCCCTCAAAACACTGGAAGTTATTATAATAAAGAATATGAACAATTAATTCAATCTGCACTCACTAATGGTGATAAGATATCAAGAATGCAAACATTACATGAAGCAGAAGATGTATTAATGGAAGATATGCCTTTTATTCCTTTATATTTTTACAATAGAGTAATACTTGTTAGACCGGAATTAAAAGATGTCATGATAAGTAATGTAATACCTCCAAGATTTTTCTATGCTTATGTAGAGAAATAA
- a CDS encoding PH domain-containing protein, with protein MFCPNCGSKNDDNVKFCANCGNLIDNNQPVTNNENNAQIAVNNNFKELKYQIDSIKDQPDTALSDKDINELACIINDDENIIYFISGAAIFGDDFLLIVLTSKRIIIAKWGILTHIKEIKSILLENINKISSSIGVMGVEITIEHLNNSEYIKNVGKESGKLFEYKINKELEKFKNQNKIQINETEEVKENNNLNIHSNKDKYLFLKNTYINCNSIQEIKKEENSILIMTSKNVYCLKYNEESKAISYYNKLISFIADEIFEIEEDYKE; from the coding sequence ATGTTTTGTCCAAATTGCGGTTCAAAAAATGATGATAATGTAAAATTTTGTGCTAATTGCGGAAATTTAATTGATAACAATCAACCAGTAACTAATAATGAAAATAATGCTCAAATTGCCGTGAATAATAATTTCAAAGAACTCAAATATCAAATTGATTCTATAAAAGATCAGCCTGATACAGCATTATCAGATAAAGATATAAATGAACTTGCATGTATAATTAATGATGATGAAAACATAATATATTTTATTTCTGGGGCAGCAATTTTTGGAGACGATTTTCTTCTTATAGTTTTAACTTCAAAAAGAATAATAATAGCAAAATGGGGAATTTTGACTCATATTAAAGAAATAAAATCAATATTATTAGAAAATATAAATAAAATTTCTTCTTCTATAGGTGTAATGGGGGTAGAGATTACAATAGAACATCTGAACAATTCAGAATATATTAAAAATGTAGGAAAAGAAAGCGGAAAATTATTTGAATATAAAATTAACAAAGAATTAGAAAAATTTAAAAATCAAAATAAAATTCAAATAAATGAAACTGAAGAAGTAAAAGAAAATAATAATTTGAACATACATTCTAATAAAGATAAATACTTATTTTTAAAAAATACATATATTAATTGTAATAGCATTCAAGAAATAAAAAAAGAAGAAAATAGTATTCTAATAATGACTTCAAAAAATGTATATTGCCTAAAATATAATGAAGAGAGTAAAGCAATATCTTATTATAACAAACTAATATCTTTTATTGCAGATGAAATATTTGAAATAGAAGAGGATTATAAAGAATGA
- a CDS encoding tetratricopeptide repeat protein has protein sequence MSVDNDSGRDSKYYFDKANIFSLEGKYKEAIVYYNKSIELDPNNSAAYYNRGSVKADLGEYEEAIKDYDMAIELDHNYTYAYNNRGLAKDDLGEYEEAIKDYDKAIELEPNYSDAYNNRGLAKYYLDQYEEAIKDFNKVIELNPNDSDAYYNRGSVKDVLGKYEEAIKDYDKAIELNPNNGAFYNNRGVSKENLGEYNEALKDYKKALELDPNYDIARENIKEIQDKYGLK, from the coding sequence ATGTCAGTTGATAATGATTCTGGTAGGGATTCAAAATATTATTTTGATAAGGCAAATATTTTTTCTCTTGAAGGAAAATATAAAGAAGCCATAGTATATTATAATAAATCTATAGAGTTAGACCCTAATAATAGTGCTGCTTATTATAACAGAGGAAGTGTTAAAGCTGATTTAGGTGAATATGAAGAAGCTATTAAAGATTATGATATGGCTATAGAGTTAGACCATAATTATACTTATGCTTATAATAACAGAGGGCTTGCTAAAGATGATTTAGGTGAATATGAAGAAGCTATTAAAGACTATGATAAAGCTATAGAGTTAGAACCTAATTATAGCGATGCTTATAATAACAGAGGACTTGCTAAATATTATTTAGATCAATATGAAGAAGCTATTAAAGATTTTAATAAAGTAATAGAATTAAACCCTAATGATAGTGATGCTTATTATAACAGAGGAAGTGTTAAAGATGTTTTAGGTAAATATGAAGAAGCTATTAAAGACTATGATAAGGCTATAGAGTTAAACCCTAATAATGGAGCTTTTTATAATAACAGAGGAGTATCTAAAGAAAATTTAGGGGAGTACAATGAAGCTTTAAAAGATTATAAAAAGGCTTTGGAATTAGACCCTAACTATGATATTGCTAGAGAAAATATAAAAGAGATTCAAGATAAATATGGCTTGAAATAA
- a CDS encoding YhjD/YihY/BrkB family envelope integrity protein, whose translation MTKFKFFTNKIKTFFQKEIYSIDTANVKPIYRFLINLYRVITFAITDFFKDDCTIRAASLTYLVTLSFIPALIVGLFVLRIFNIYQNIFILIFDWMEKNAPFYEPMVRQILNIADNTDLASFGIIGVISTLISASLILHNIQKSLIKIWRVKIRTSIPRVAVNYIALLILIPVSIGISFTLITYSSIALYSLPAILRILISWVTPVIAMSMLVLFSYVLVPQTKVNWSNALISSVLVAIAIITLFSVYFKLNINVKNYKQIFDSDKYKTEYIVREVNLLNNKNELVDIRLDRISYRIIEDEGAGISAVTYEREIISSNNLFFTNFAPNIYEQVRKYNFQLDDIVTITSENSILTSIEPVELSSASAFAQIPVLLLLLYIVWIIILFGAELTYSLQYFRSYGVDVTNIKLSFAEKELIALEFMHTIAYRFMNNKKCMSMYDLARDLKVAPSVLNDIADSLEQAKYIVKIVDGTTTSYTLACPPEHITIGDILYNLKMTGGFRSKHFNRNDKYKNIIYQNKAITPKDYNMTLFSSVMNKKK comes from the coding sequence ATGACTAAATTTAAATTTTTTACAAACAAAATTAAAACTTTTTTTCAAAAGGAAATTTATTCTATAGATACTGCTAATGTAAAACCTATTTATAGATTCTTAATTAATTTATACAGAGTAATAACATTTGCAATAACAGATTTTTTTAAAGATGATTGTACAATAAGAGCAGCATCATTAACATATCTTGTTACTCTTTCTTTTATACCTGCATTAATAGTTGGGTTGTTTGTACTTAGAATATTTAATATTTATCAAAACATATTTATTTTAATATTTGATTGGATGGAAAAAAATGCTCCTTTCTATGAACCTATGGTAAGGCAGATTTTAAATATCGCTGATAATACAGATTTAGCAAGTTTTGGTATTATAGGTGTTATATCTACTTTAATAAGTGCCAGCTTGATACTTCATAATATTCAAAAATCACTTATAAAGATTTGGCGTGTAAAAATTAGGACTTCTATACCAAGGGTTGCTGTAAACTATATAGCTCTTTTAATATTAATTCCTGTTTCTATTGGTATATCTTTTACTTTAATAACTTATTCTTCTATAGCTTTATATTCCTTGCCTGCTATTTTAAGAATATTAATATCTTGGGTTACTCCTGTTATTGCTATGAGTATGCTTGTATTGTTTTCTTATGTATTGGTACCGCAGACTAAAGTTAATTGGTCTAATGCTTTAATATCTTCTGTGCTTGTGGCTATTGCTATTATTACTTTATTTAGTGTATATTTCAAATTAAATATAAATGTAAAAAATTATAAACAAATATTTGATAGTGATAAGTATAAAACAGAATATATTGTGAGAGAAGTAAACCTGCTAAATAATAAAAATGAGTTAGTAGACATAAGATTAGATAGAATAAGTTATAGAATAATAGAAGATGAAGGCGCTGGAATATCGGCAGTTACTTATGAAAGAGAAATAATTTCAAGTAATAATTTATTTTTTACAAATTTTGCTCCTAACATATATGAGCAGGTGAGAAAATATAATTTCCAATTAGATGACATAGTAACAATTACAAGCGAAAACTCTATTTTAACAAGCATAGAACCTGTAGAATTATCATCAGCAAGTGCTTTTGCTCAGATACCAGTATTACTGCTTTTGCTTTATATTGTATGGATAATTATTTTATTTGGTGCAGAGTTAACATACTCGCTTCAATATTTTAGGTCTTATGGAGTAGATGTAACAAACATAAAATTATCTTTTGCAGAAAAAGAACTTATAGCTTTAGAGTTTATGCATACAATAGCATATAGGTTTATGAATAATAAAAAATGCATGTCTATGTATGATTTGGCAAGAGATTTGAAAGTAGCTCCTTCTGTGTTGAATGATATAGCAGATTCTTTAGAACAAGCTAAATATATAGTAAAAATAGTAGACGGCACAACAACTTCATATACATTAGCATGCCCTCCTGAGCATATAACTATAGGAGATATTTTATATAATTTAAAAATGACTGGCGGATTTAGAAGCAAACATTTTAACCGCAATGATAAATATAAAAATATTATATATCAAAACAAAGCAATAACCCCTAAAGATTATAACATGACACTTTTTAGCTCGGTTATGAATAAAAAGAAATAA
- a CDS encoding NfeD family protein codes for MKKIFYIAILFTLIFSNIYAKDKVYVIKKLEFQEVNRWYASYIKNGLEEAKENNASLIILEIDTPGGLLSSALEIKNALIESDIPVVAYINKNALSAGALISLSCSEIYMSDGSIIGAATPIYLQGGEPKKASEKEVSAMRAAMRASAENSKKNAKAAEAMVDETIVLTKRDDGIDLDNKTLLTLSADEAVKINIANSKANSVEEILKIKNINDDYEIINFEEGQYDFILRFLSNPAVLSILISIAIAGIYLEIKTPGFGVGGVVAIVCFFLFFTAQFFIGDSGFISPAVFVLGIVLLALEIFVIPGFGVTGIAGIIAIFASIFMSFGIANISQAVFVIFVSLIIDIILIILMARFMTKSKVFKSKMFLETDTSGYHSSESYDDLLGLEGIAYTPFRPSGNILIDDKKYDAISEGEFIQKDAKLKVILVNGNKIVVKEIKE; via the coding sequence ATGAAAAAAATTTTTTATATAGCTATTCTTTTTACTCTTATTTTCTCAAACATATATGCAAAAGATAAAGTATATGTTATAAAAAAATTAGAGTTTCAGGAGGTAAATAGATGGTACGCCTCATATATAAAAAATGGATTAGAAGAGGCTAAAGAAAATAATGCTTCTTTGATAATACTTGAGATTGATACACCGGGCGGACTTTTATCATCTGCATTAGAAATAAAAAACGCATTGATAGAAAGCGATATACCAGTGGTAGCATATATAAACAAAAATGCCTTATCTGCAGGGGCTTTGATATCTTTGAGCTGCTCAGAGATTTATATGTCTGACGGAAGTATTATAGGTGCTGCAACACCAATATATCTTCAAGGCGGAGAGCCAAAGAAGGCAAGTGAAAAAGAAGTCAGTGCTATGCGTGCTGCCATGAGGGCTTCTGCTGAGAACTCTAAAAAAAATGCAAAGGCTGCTGAGGCTATGGTTGATGAAACTATTGTATTAACTAAAAGAGATGACGGCATTGATTTGGACAATAAAACACTCCTTACATTGAGTGCTGATGAGGCTGTAAAAATAAATATTGCAAATAGTAAAGCAAACTCTGTAGAAGAAATCTTAAAAATCAAAAATATTAATGATGATTATGAGATAATAAATTTTGAAGAAGGGCAGTATGATTTTATTTTAAGATTTTTAAGTAATCCTGCAGTATTAAGCATATTAATATCAATTGCTATAGCTGGAATATATTTAGAGATAAAAACACCTGGTTTTGGTGTAGGCGGTGTGGTTGCTATAGTATGTTTCTTTTTGTTTTTTACGGCACAATTTTTTATTGGCGATAGCGGATTTATTTCGCCTGCTGTGTTTGTGCTTGGTATAGTTTTACTTGCTTTAGAGATTTTTGTTATACCAGGTTTTGGAGTTACAGGAATTGCTGGAATAATAGCTATATTTGCAAGCATATTTATGTCTTTTGGTATAGCTAATATATCTCAGGCTGTATTTGTAATTTTTGTTTCACTTATTATAGACATTATACTTATTATATTAATGGCAAGATTTATGACAAAATCTAAAGTGTTTAAAAGTAAAATGTTCTTAGAAACAGACACATCAGGATATCATTCAAGCGAGTCTTATGATGATTTACTTGGACTTGAAGGAATAGCTTATACACCTTTTAGACCGTCAGGAAATATTTTAATTGATGATAAAAAATATGATGCCATTAGTGAAGGCGAGTTTATACAAAAAGATGCCAAATTAAAAGTAATACTTGTCAATGGAAATAAGATAGTAGTAAAAGAGATAAAAGAATAA